Below is a genomic region from Neisseria arctica.
CCCGGTTGCCGCAAGGTTTGGTTGCGCAGGAGGTATTGGCAAGGCGTTCGTTTTTTGATTGGGAAGGGCAAACACTTGGTTTGGCAGAATGCTTTTTACCTGCTTTGTCTCAGTTTTTACCGGCCAAGCCACAATAAGTTTGCTGGCGGCTTAGTTTGCATTATGAAAAGCTGTTTTTATAATTAAGGCGCCGGGTGCTAAATTTAAGACATAGGATCAATATGTGGTAGATGGAATGTAAAAGCCATATAATGCCCGATTGCCTGAAATATGCTTTCATTGCTCAAATATATTTCTATAATATTGATATAAAATTTTCAGACGGCCTTGTGAAAACCAACTCCTTTACTTTAACTTTCCATGGAAAAGAATATTAAAAGACTATTACTGCGGTTTCTGCCCCGTTATGCGGTTGGCAGAATATCGGTGTATGCGCGTCTGATGCGTATCGAGAAGCCTATTGGTACGTTGCTTTTATTGTGGCCGACGCTTTGGGCGCTATGGATTGCGGCAGAAGGTATGCCCGATTGGCCTATTTTGTTTGCCTTCGTTTGCGGTACTTTTTTAATGCGCAGTGCGGGATGCGTCATTAATGATTTTGCTGACCGTGATATAGACGGGGCGGTTGAGCGTACAAACCAAAGGCCGTTTGCCAAAGGTTTGGTTACCAAAAGCGAAGCTTTGCTGTTGGTGTTGATATTGTGTTTGTTGGCAGCCTTGTGTTTGTTGCCTTTAAACGTGCTGACGTGGCTGATGAGCCTGCCTGCACTGTTTCTGGCGATGACTTATCCCTTTACCAAAAGATTCTTTCCCTTGCCGCAACTCTATCTCGGTTTGGCCTTTTCATTCGGTATTCCTATGGCTTTCGCAGCGGTAAGCGCGGATGTACCTCATTTGGCATGGTTGCTTTTTGTGGCTAATGTGTTTTGGACATTGGCTTACGACACTGTTTATGCCATGGTTGATAAAGAAGATGATCTTAAAATAGGCATTAAAACGTCAGCCATTACATTTGGCGATTATGATGTTGCGGCGGTGATGTTATGTCATTTCTGGTTTACTGCTTTGATGGCTGTTTTAGGGTGGCAGATTGGAGCAACATGGCCTTATTGGGTGGTTTTACCGATTGTCGTTTACTGGCAATGGCATCAGTATCGGACGATTAAGACGCGTGATCGGGGAGCATGTTTCCGTATATTTTTAGAAAATAACCGGATAGGCCTGCTTTGGTTTGTGGGTATTGTTTTACATTATGCTTTCAAACTTTAAATGGATCCGTCTGTGGCCGCCTAAGGTGCCGAAGTTGAGTTTTAAAGCACTTTTTAAATTATAGATGATTGATTTATTTTTGGAATTGTGCTGATTATGTTGCCGTTGCAAATGTAAAATACTTTGCAAAGATTGAGATTTAAAACAACACTCGGTACAATCAGCGATTGTTTTGCTTACTTACTAAAGAGAAGTTCTATGAGCCTTATCGGCGAAATTTTGCCCATCTCCCATATTTTATTAGATTTGGAAGTTAGCAGTAAAAAACGTCTGTTCGAACAGGTGGGTCTGCTGTTGGAAAATGAGGCCGGTTTGGCACGGGCGGATGTTTTCGATTGTCTTTTTGCCCGTGAAAAACTAGGTACTACCGGTTTGGGGCAGGGCGTTGCCATCCCCCACGGTCGTCATGCTTCTGTAAAAAAAGCTGTCGGTGCGTTTATCCGTACCAAAGAACCGGTTGCTTTCGATGCGCCTGACGGTAAGCCTGTTTCGCTTGTTTTCGTATTGTTGGTGCCTGAAAATGCGACGGGCCAGCACCTCGAAGTTTTGTCTAAGCTGGCGGGCAAATTTTCACAAAAAGCAGTACGGGAAGCCTTGATGACTGCAACCGATCCCACAGAGGTACAGCACCTGCTAACCGAAGAGTAAATATTATGCCGAGTGTTTCTGTCCGCCGCCTGTATCAAGATAATCAAACCAAATTGCAGTTGGCTTGGGCAGCCGGTACGGCAGGTGCCGACAACCGCATCGGCGTAGAGGCCGACAAGCCCGTTTTGGCGCTGGTCGGCCATTTGAATTTTATCCATCCCAATCAAGTGCAAGTGTTAGGTGTTGCCGAAGTCGATTATCTGCAGCGCGTTGAGAACGGTGATATCTCATACAGTTTCGACCAATTGTTTGATTTCCCGATGTCGCTGGTGATTGTCGCTAATGGCCTGCCTGTGCCGCCTATTTTGCGTGATTATTGCCATACCCATAATGTACCGCTGCTGACTTCAAAGCTGGAAAGCCCATATCTAATGGATGTGTTGCGGATTTATCTGCAGCGAACTTTGGCTGTTTCCACGGTAAAGCACGGTGTGTTTTTGGATGTATTCGAAGTGGGAGTGTTGATTACAGGGCAATCGGGCTTAGGTAAGAGTGAGCTGGCTTTGGAATTGATCTCACGGGGACATAGCTTGATTGCAGATGATGCGGTGGAGCTTTACCGAACAGGCCCGGAAACATTGGACGGACGCTGTCCGCCGATGTTGCGTGATTTCTTGGAAGTACGCGGTTTAGGGGTGTTGAATATCCGCCATATTTTTGGCGAAACCTCTATCCGACCTAAAAAAATACTTCAATTAATCATTAATTTGGTTGCAGCTGATGATGAGTATATGAAGCGGCTCGACAGATTGAGTATCCGTACCGAAACCGAATCCATCTTAGATGTAAGTGTACGTTCGGTGACCCTGCCGGTAGCGATAGGTCGAAACCTTGCTGTTTTGGTAGAAGCTGCGGTGCGGAACTATATCTTGCAATTACGGGGTAAAGACAGCACCAAAGAATTTCTCGAACGCCATCAAACTATGTTAAAAGAAGACGAACTCAACCATGAAAATAGTTCTAATTAGCGGTCTTTCCGGTTCGGGGAAATCGGTTGCGCTAAGATTATTGGAAGATTTAGGTTATTTTTGCGTCGATAATCTTCCGCTCAAACTTTTACCCTCACTTATTCTTTACCATATCGGTGAAGAGACTGTAGAAAATTTGGGAATCAGTGTCGATATCCGTTCACGCATTGATTTGTGTGAAGCACGAAAGCATATTGAAAATCTTCGAAACCAGGGCCATGAAGTCGAAGTGCTGTTTTTGGAGGCTGAGGAAGGCGTATTGGTACGGCGTTTTTCCGAAACACGCAGAAGCCACCCCCTATCTGGTCAAAATCTCACACTGTTGGAAAGTTTGAATCAAGAAAGGCAAGCCCTATCGCCGCTTAGAGAAATAGCATACTGCATTGATACTTCTAAGATGAATGCCCAACAGTTGCGTTATACCGTACAGCAATGGTTACAAATCCAGCGTAAGGGCTTATTGGTTATTTTGGAATCTTTTGGTTTCAAATACGGCGTGCCGACCAACGTCGATTTCTTATTCGATATGCGCAGCCTGCCTAATCCCTATTATGATCCTGAATTAAGGCCGTTTAACGGCATGGATAAAGAAATTCAAGATTATCTTGATGCCCAGCCTTTAGCGGGTGAAATGCTTGAGGATATCAACTTATTTCTTTCCCGTTGGTTGCCGAGAATGCAGATAGAAAGCCGTAGTTATGTCACCATAGGCATCGGTTGTACTGGTGGCCAGCACCGTTCGGTTTATATGGTTGAGCGCTTGGCGGAACGGCTTTCCGGTCAGTATGAACTTCTGGTACGCCACCGCCAGGCACAGAATTTAGCCATGCGTTAAACAGTATGGAATCGTTATTGCTTTGAAAAGTTAAAAGCTTAGAAATACAATCTGCTATAATGCAGTTTTATTTTCAGGCAGCCTTGGTGCTGCCTGAAATACATTATTCTTTTCCGAGATATTTTCAGACGGCATATTGGTTTGATAACTCAATAAAAGCCAAAAATAACCTGGCCTAATAATGGGCCTCTGCCAATTATGAAATAAAAAATTAAAGAGAACAATATGGCAATCCAATGGTATCCCGGCCACATGCACAAGGCCAAAAAAGCCATTATTGAAAGGCTTAAAAGTGTTGATATGGTGATCGAGGTACTCGATGCCCGGTTGCCGGCTTCCAGCGAAAATCCGCTGTTGGCAAAGCTTTCAGCCGATAAACCGAAATTGAAGATTTTAAATAAACAGGATTTGGCGGATCCGGAGCGTACCGCTGTGTGGCTGGCTGAGTTTCAAAGCCGTCCTAATACCAATGCGATTGCGCTGGATGCCTCAGACCGAGGGGCAGCTGC
It encodes:
- the ubiA gene encoding 4-hydroxybenzoate octaprenyltransferase — its product is MEKNIKRLLLRFLPRYAVGRISVYARLMRIEKPIGTLLLLWPTLWALWIAAEGMPDWPILFAFVCGTFLMRSAGCVINDFADRDIDGAVERTNQRPFAKGLVTKSEALLLVLILCLLAALCLLPLNVLTWLMSLPALFLAMTYPFTKRFFPLPQLYLGLAFSFGIPMAFAAVSADVPHLAWLLFVANVFWTLAYDTVYAMVDKEDDLKIGIKTSAITFGDYDVAAVMLCHFWFTALMAVLGWQIGATWPYWVVLPIVVYWQWHQYRTIKTRDRGACFRIFLENNRIGLLWFVGIVLHYAFKL
- the ptsN gene encoding PTS IIA-like nitrogen regulatory protein PtsN; its protein translation is MSLIGEILPISHILLDLEVSSKKRLFEQVGLLLENEAGLARADVFDCLFAREKLGTTGLGQGVAIPHGRHASVKKAVGAFIRTKEPVAFDAPDGKPVSLVFVLLVPENATGQHLEVLSKLAGKFSQKAVREALMTATDPTEVQHLLTEE
- the hprK gene encoding HPr(Ser) kinase/phosphatase, whose translation is MPSVSVRRLYQDNQTKLQLAWAAGTAGADNRIGVEADKPVLALVGHLNFIHPNQVQVLGVAEVDYLQRVENGDISYSFDQLFDFPMSLVIVANGLPVPPILRDYCHTHNVPLLTSKLESPYLMDVLRIYLQRTLAVSTVKHGVFLDVFEVGVLITGQSGLGKSELALELISRGHSLIADDAVELYRTGPETLDGRCPPMLRDFLEVRGLGVLNIRHIFGETSIRPKKILQLIINLVAADDEYMKRLDRLSIRTETESILDVSVRSVTLPVAIGRNLAVLVEAAVRNYILQLRGKDSTKEFLERHQTMLKEDELNHENSSN
- the rapZ gene encoding RNase adapter RapZ, producing the protein MKIVLISGLSGSGKSVALRLLEDLGYFCVDNLPLKLLPSLILYHIGEETVENLGISVDIRSRIDLCEARKHIENLRNQGHEVEVLFLEAEEGVLVRRFSETRRSHPLSGQNLTLLESLNQERQALSPLREIAYCIDTSKMNAQQLRYTVQQWLQIQRKGLLVILESFGFKYGVPTNVDFLFDMRSLPNPYYDPELRPFNGMDKEIQDYLDAQPLAGEMLEDINLFLSRWLPRMQIESRSYVTIGIGCTGGQHRSVYMVERLAERLSGQYELLVRHRQAQNLAMR